In Stenotrophomonas sp. 169, one DNA window encodes the following:
- a CDS encoding carbon starvation CstA family protein, translated as MKGFSKLGWALLALLGAFCLGTVALRRGEPINALWIVVAAVSIYLIAYRFYGLFVASKVLQLDPTRATPAVLNNDGLDYVPTNKHVLFGHHFAAIAGAGPLVGPVLAAQMGYLPGLLWLVVGVVLAGAVQDFMILVLSSRRNGRSLGDLVREEMGPVPGTIALFGAFLIMIIILAVLAMVVVKALAESPWGMFTVIATMPIALFMGVYMRYIRPGKIGEISVVGLILLLGSIWFGGIVAADPVWGPAFTFTAKQITWMLIGYGFVASVLPVWLLLAPRDYLSTFLKIGTIIALAVGILIVMPELKMPALTQFAASGDGPVWKGGMFPFLFITIACGAVSGFHALIASGTTPKLLANESHARYIGYGGMLMESFVAVMALVAASIIEPGIYFAMNSPASVIGADAVSAAHYITTNWGFTITPEQLEATAVAIGEPTILHRAGGAPTLAVGIAMILHEAIPSAGDAMMAFWYHFAILFEALFILTAVDAGTRAGRFMLQDLLGNFIPALKKTESWSANILATAGCVALWGYLLYSGVVDPFGGIQTLWPLFGISNQMLAGIALMLGTVVLFKMKRDRYAWVTAVPAVWLLICTTYAGLIKIFDSNPAQGFLAQAHKYQDAIASGTITAPAKTVGQMQQIVVNAYVNTSLTVLFLLVVFSILFYALKTIFIARRTPQRTDRETEYVKLLPHQMADL; from the coding sequence CCTACCGTTTCTACGGTCTGTTCGTCGCCAGCAAGGTGCTGCAGCTGGACCCGACGCGGGCCACGCCCGCCGTGCTGAACAACGATGGCCTGGACTACGTGCCGACCAACAAGCACGTGCTGTTCGGCCATCACTTCGCTGCCATTGCCGGTGCCGGTCCCCTGGTCGGCCCGGTGCTGGCCGCACAGATGGGCTACCTGCCCGGACTGCTGTGGCTGGTGGTCGGCGTGGTCCTGGCCGGCGCAGTGCAGGATTTCATGATCCTGGTGCTGTCCAGCCGCCGCAACGGCCGCTCGCTGGGTGACCTGGTGCGCGAAGAAATGGGGCCCGTTCCCGGCACCATCGCGCTGTTCGGTGCCTTCCTCATCATGATCATCATCCTCGCGGTGCTGGCGATGGTGGTGGTGAAGGCGCTGGCGGAAAGCCCGTGGGGCATGTTCACGGTCATCGCCACGATGCCCATCGCGCTCTTCATGGGCGTGTACATGCGCTACATCCGCCCCGGCAAGATCGGTGAGATCTCGGTGGTCGGGTTGATCCTGCTGCTCGGCTCGATCTGGTTCGGCGGTATCGTCGCCGCAGACCCGGTCTGGGGTCCCGCCTTCACCTTCACCGCCAAGCAGATCACCTGGATGCTGATCGGTTATGGCTTCGTGGCTTCGGTGCTGCCGGTCTGGCTGCTGCTGGCACCGCGCGACTACCTGTCCACGTTCCTCAAGATCGGCACCATCATCGCCTTGGCCGTCGGCATCCTGATCGTCATGCCCGAGCTGAAAATGCCGGCGCTGACCCAGTTCGCCGCCAGCGGCGACGGTCCGGTATGGAAGGGCGGGATGTTCCCGTTCCTGTTCATCACCATCGCCTGCGGTGCGGTCTCCGGCTTCCATGCGCTGATCGCGTCGGGCACCACGCCCAAGCTGCTGGCCAACGAATCGCATGCGCGCTACATCGGTTACGGCGGCATGCTGATGGAATCGTTCGTTGCCGTGATGGCGCTGGTCGCCGCCTCGATCATCGAGCCGGGCATCTACTTCGCCATGAACAGTCCCGCCTCGGTGATCGGTGCCGATGCGGTTTCCGCCGCGCACTACATCACTACCAACTGGGGCTTCACCATCACCCCGGAGCAGCTGGAAGCCACGGCCGTTGCCATCGGCGAGCCGACCATCCTGCATCGCGCCGGTGGTGCACCGACACTGGCGGTCGGCATCGCGATGATCCTGCACGAAGCGATCCCGAGCGCCGGCGACGCGATGATGGCGTTCTGGTACCACTTCGCCATTCTGTTCGAAGCACTGTTCATCCTGACCGCGGTCGATGCAGGTACCCGCGCCGGTCGCTTCATGCTGCAGGATCTGCTGGGCAACTTCATCCCGGCGCTGAAGAAGACCGAATCCTGGTCCGCCAACATCCTGGCGACGGCCGGCTGTGTCGCACTGTGGGGCTACCTGCTCTACTCCGGCGTGGTCGATCCCTTCGGTGGCATCCAGACCCTGTGGCCGCTGTTCGGCATCTCCAACCAGATGCTGGCCGGCATCGCGTTGATGCTCGGCACCGTGGTGCTGTTCAAGATGAAGCGTGACCGCTACGCCTGGGTCACTGCTGTGCCGGCGGTATGGCTGTTGATCTGCACCACGTATGCGGGGCTGATCAAGATCTTCGACAGCAACCCGGCGCAGGGCTTCCTGGCACAGGCACACAAGTACCAGGACGCCATCGCCAGCGGCACCATCACCGCACCGGCCAAGACCGTCGGCCAGATGCAGCAGATCGTGGTCAATGCGTACGTCAATACGAGCCTGACGGTGCTGTTCCTGCTGGTGGTCTTCTCGATCCTGTTCTACGCGCTGAAGACCATCTTCATCGCACGCCGCACCCCGCAACGTACCGATCGCGAGACCGAGTACGTGAAGCTGCTGCCGCACCAGATGGCGGACCTGTAA
- a CDS encoding CstA-like transporter-associated (seleno)protein — MSTQLVPVGQHQAHRRLWRRLVQTARLCCGIPDYDNYVRHVLENHPDRTPMDYKTFFRERQEARYGGRNGGRCC; from the coding sequence ATGAGTACACAACTGGTACCGGTCGGTCAGCACCAGGCCCACCGCCGTCTCTGGCGGCGGCTGGTGCAGACCGCGCGGCTGTGCTGCGGGATCCCGGATTACGACAACTACGTGCGGCACGTGCTGGAAAACCATCCGGACCGCACCCCGATGGACTACAAGACCTTCTTCCGCGAGCGACAGGAAGCGCGCTACGGCGGGCGCAACGGAGGCCGTTGCTGCTGA
- a CDS encoding DUF3103 family protein, with translation MNRNSFTRTCLLALALSTAVSTAHAGTALTLEPGASVASVLGNAILEVRDLVRHQDFVADALAVIAAEGGETAPLSKVVEQLGAHAMAASRLQRANRSLRALKGLPEQGADLLQVRVLLPEGTQREDFALSAYRVAAVPTGEDRLDTMVRTYAADGSMLEIGIDARPAFPLLLVEVDTRTALREGMKVVNEGLLAAGLQTLPAQVAQADTLDITRLDRIRLAADQEPNLKGDAEIFAIVSGLQVDEKKPEMRTFEMPWLDHDKTDYYPSQPWILWGNYRYDVANVQLFEEDGETNYKTMLSALIKVVGATIGPIQPSVGLVSVIADAVLTVMPDAWFVDEHDYVDSFYLLQRGQAYTSRPGAGANATVDLTPITLGK, from the coding sequence ATGAATCGTAATTCCTTCACTCGAACCTGCCTGTTGGCGCTTGCCCTGTCCACCGCCGTATCCACGGCCCACGCCGGAACCGCACTGACGCTGGAGCCCGGTGCGTCCGTGGCGTCGGTCCTGGGCAACGCCATCCTTGAGGTGCGCGACCTCGTGCGGCATCAGGATTTCGTCGCGGATGCGCTCGCTGTGATCGCCGCAGAAGGCGGGGAGACGGCACCTTTGTCGAAGGTCGTCGAGCAGCTCGGCGCGCATGCGATGGCGGCCAGCCGTCTGCAGCGGGCGAATCGGAGCCTGCGCGCGCTGAAGGGCCTTCCGGAGCAGGGTGCCGATCTCCTGCAGGTCAGGGTATTGCTGCCAGAAGGCACCCAACGGGAGGATTTTGCGCTGTCAGCGTACCGGGTGGCAGCGGTTCCGACGGGCGAGGATCGCCTGGATACGATGGTAAGAACGTATGCCGCCGATGGCAGCATGCTGGAAATCGGCATCGACGCGCGTCCCGCGTTCCCGCTGCTGCTGGTGGAGGTGGACACCCGCACCGCGCTGCGGGAGGGAATGAAGGTGGTCAACGAGGGACTGCTAGCAGCGGGCCTGCAGACGCTGCCCGCCCAGGTTGCCCAGGCCGATACGCTGGACATCACCCGGCTTGACCGCATCCGGCTCGCCGCTGACCAGGAGCCGAACCTCAAAGGGGATGCGGAGATATTCGCGATCGTTTCCGGGCTGCAGGTGGACGAGAAGAAGCCGGAGATGCGCACCTTCGAAATGCCGTGGCTGGACCATGACAAGACGGACTACTACCCCAGCCAGCCCTGGATTCTATGGGGAAACTACCGTTACGACGTGGCCAACGTGCAACTGTTCGAAGAAGATGGGGAAACCAACTACAAGACGATGCTCTCGGCACTCATCAAGGTGGTCGGGGCCACGATCGGTCCGATCCAGCCGTCCGTAGGTCTGGTCAGCGTGATCGCCGATGCGGTGCTGACGGTAATGCCTGACGCCTGGTTCGTTGATGAGCACGACTACGTCGACAGTTTCTATCTGCTGCAACGTGGCCAGGCGTACACAAGCCGGCCGGGTGCTGGCGCCAACGCGACCGTGGACCTGACGCCCATCACCCTGGGTAAGTGA